Proteins encoded together in one Solanum lycopersicum chromosome 7, SLM_r2.1 window:
- the LOC112941789 gene encoding anthocyanidin 3-O-glucosyltransferase 2-like, which translates to MENTKQLVFIPGPGMGHLVAAIEIGKLLISRANWLSIVFFVIDLPIETRVHTYTNQSQLINQRLQFLHLSSPKTQTNHLSNRETPLVETFNNSKELVRNAIIQNFMTTSLVGVVVDMFSDKMIQVATELGLPSYVFFTSSAAFLGLMFYAQILKDEHNQDISDFKNSDTLLPVSTYIHPLPAKVLPNAMLDKIGRLHLPLSTARMLRKVKGIIINTFVEFELHSMNTLDNDDGVPVLYPIGPIINLNQEPDESINSWLDEQQDSSVLFLCFGSYGSFDEEQLKEIAVALDHSGCRFLWSLRQPQGKGEIGALDDVAHPEQVLPDGFLTRSMNRGKVIGWAPQVVVLSHRSIGGFITHCGWNSILESLWFGVPIATWPMYAEQQVNAFEMVVDLEIAIDIKMEYRSESPVLVTAKEIECSIRRLMFDSKEEKNGIRKKMEELKEKSRKTLLEGGSSYCFLDSLINEFKDKSRVRKDTIPT; encoded by the coding sequence ATGGAGAACACTAAGCAGCTAGTTTTCATTCCAGGGCCAGGAATGGGTCACCTCGTTGCTGCTATTGAAATTGGCAAATTACTCATCAGCAGAGCCAATTGGCTTTCAATTGTTTTCTTCGTCATTGATCTACCCATTGAAACCCGAGTTCATACCTATACAAATCAATCGCAGTTGATTAATCAACGCCTGCAATTCTTGCACCTTTCTTCTCCAAAAACTCAAACTAATCATCTTTCAAATCGAGAAACTCCTCTTGTGGAGACCTTCAATAATTCGAAGGAGCTAGTAAGAAATGCAATAATACAAAACTTCATGACAACTAGTCTTGTTGGTGTGGTTGTTGACATGTTTAGTGACAAAATGATTCAAGTAGCAACAGAGCTTGGTTTACCAAGCTATGTGTTTTTTACTTCTAGTGCTGCTTTTCTTGGACTTATGTTTTATGCACAGATACTTAAAGATGAACACAATCAAGACATCTCCGATTTTAAAAACTCGGATACGTTACTTCCTGTTTCCACTTATATTCATCCTCTTCCAGCTAAGGTTTTGCCCAATGCCATGTTGGATAAGATTGGCAGATTGCATTTACCTCTGTCTACTGCTCGAATGTTACGAAAAGTGAAAGGgattataattaatacttttgtTGAGTTCGAGCTTCATTCGATGAATACCCTTGATAATGATGATGGGGTTCCAGTTTTATACCCAATTGGGCCTATAATCAACTTGAATCAAGAGCCGGATGAGAGTATTAACAGCTGGTTAGATGAGCAACAAGATTCTTCTGTATTGTTCCTCTGTTTCGGGAGCTACGGTTCGTTTGACGAGGAACAGCTGAAGGAAATTGCAGTAGCTCTTGACCACAGCGGCTGCCGTTTCTTGTGGTCATTACGGCAGCCGCAGGGCAAGGGTGAAATAGGTGCTTTGGACGATGTTGCACATCCGGAGCAAGTGTTGCCAGATGGTTTCTTGACAAGAAGTATGAATAGAGGGAAGGTGATTGGATGGGCACCTCAAGTGGTGGTGCTATCTCACAGGTCGATTGGAGGATTCATAACGCACTGTGGTTGGAATTCGATACTAGAAAGCTTGTGGTTTGGAGTTCCGATAGCAACATGGCCTATGTATGCAGAGCAGCAAGTAAATGCTTTCGAGATGGTGGTTGATTTAGAGATAGCCATAGATATAAAGATGGAGTATCGGAGTGAGAGTCCGGTTTTGGTCACAGCAAAGGAGATAGAGTGTTCCATAAGGAGACTGATGTTTGATAGTAAAGAGGAGAAGAATGGTATCAGAAAGAAAATGgaagaattgaaagagaaaaGCAGAAAGACCTTGTTAGAAGGTGGATCATCTTACTGTTTTCTGGA